Proteins from one Streptomyces genisteinicus genomic window:
- a CDS encoding DUF397 domain-containing protein has protein sequence MTVSRIGLGAVAWRTSSYSNTSGGDCVEVADGPRGVVPVRDSTRPGGPVVVVGGAAWAVFVDGLRAPGTTA, from the coding sequence ATGACAGTCAGCCGGATCGGCCTGGGCGCGGTCGCCTGGCGGACGAGCAGCTACAGCAACACCTCCGGCGGAGACTGCGTCGAGGTCGCGGACGGTCCCCGCGGGGTCGTCCCCGTCAGGGACTCCACGCGGCCGGGCGGGCCCGTGGTGGTGGTCGGCGGTGCGGCGTGGGCCGTGTTCGTCGACGGGCTGAGGGCGCCAGGGACTACGGCCTGA
- a CDS encoding DUF397 domain-containing protein, translating to MASSRIDLDAVAWRTSSHSNGDGGECVEVADGPRGHVPVRDSTRPAGAVVVVGAGAWAVFVGQLKTMVVS from the coding sequence ATGGCAAGCAGCCGGATTGACCTGGACGCAGTCGCTTGGCGGACGAGCAGTCACAGCAACGGAGACGGCGGCGAGTGCGTCGAGGTCGCGGACGGTCCCCGCGGGCACGTCCCCGTCAGGGACTCCACGCGGCCTGCCGGGGCCGTGGTGGTGGTCGGCGCCGGGGCGTGGGCGGTGTTCGTCGGACAATTGAAGACGATGGTTGTGTCCTGA